The genomic stretch GCGGTCGACCGGCTCCTCGGGCAGGTCGACTCCCCTGGCCTTGAGCTCGACGTGGGTCTTGTAGGCGTCGTCCGTTCGGAAGAACAGCGTGCCGCCCGACGCGCCCTTGGTGAGCAGCGCGCGCACCTCGGCCGCCGTCTCTTCACTCAAGGCCGGCGGGCCCGGCCGCTCGAGCAGGATCTCCCGGTCGGGGGCGCCGGGGACGTTGACGGTGAGCCACCGCATGAAGCCGAGGTCGGCGTCGGTGTGCACCTCCAGGCCCAGCTTGCCCACGTAGAAGTCGAGCGCCTGGTCCTGGTCGAGGACGTAGATCTGCGTGATCCCGATGTTGTTCAGCATGGCCGCAACGCTAGGGACGCTCACTTCCCACGCGCTTCTCCGAAACTGCTCGGCCTCAGCCAGGCCATCGCGAAGCAGGAGGGCACGTCGGGCAGCGGCCCCCGCCGGCGGTAGTCGCTCGGCGGCTCGCCCACGACGTCCCGGAAGACCCGGCTGAAGGTGCCGAGCGACGTGAACCCGACGTCCATGCAGATGTCGGTCACCGACCGGTCGGTCGACCGCAGCAGGAACATCGCCCGCTCGACCCTGCGCCGCTGGAGGTAACGATTGGGCGTCTCGCCGAACGTCGCCCGGAAGGTGCGGATGAAGTGCGCCTCCGAGACGTAGGCGATCCGCGCCAGCGTCGGCACGTCGAGCGGCTCGGCGTACCGGCGGTCCATGACGTCGCGAGCACGCAGCATGCGGAGGTTGGTCTCCTCCACCGCCCGGCTCACGAACCGGATCGAAGCACGTCCGGATCAGAGGTGGACGCCGCGCTCGCGCAGCCAGGTGACCGGGTTGATCCGCTCGCCGTCCTCACCGCCGCGGTGCACCTCGAAGTGCAGGTGCGGGCCGGTCGACTGGCCGCGGTTGCCCAGCAGCGCGATCGTGTCACCGGCGTCCACGTACTGCCCGGGCTCGACGAGGATCTCGTCCATGTGGCCGTAGACCGTGACGTCGCCGTTCTCGTGGAGGATGTAGACGGCCAGGCCGAAGCCGCTGGCGGCGCCGGCGCGCAGCACCACGCCGTCACCGGCGGCGTACTCGGGTGTGCGCATGGGAGCGGCGAGGTCGATGCCGTGGTGGAAGGTGCCCCAGCGCGGCCCGAAGCCACTGGTGAGCCGCGCTCCGGCCACCGGCAGCACGAACTTGGGGCGGGCGGCCTCGATCGCAGCGGCCTCCGCCTCGGCGCGGGCGGCACGCGAGGCGGCACGCGAGGCGGCCACCTCCTGCAGCCGGGCCTGCGCCTCGGCGACGGTGACCGACGCCTGCGGCTTGACCTCGAGGTTCTCGTCCTCGCCGCGCAGCGCCTGCTGCGCGTGGAGCACCGACGTCGCCTCGGCCGAGGCCGCCGGGGCTCCGGTGAGGCTCAGGCCGGCCGCCGCGACGCCGCCGGTCAGCAGCGCGGCCAGCAGGAGGGCGGGACGGCGCGGCGCGGAACCGCGGGGAGGGCGGGCCGGGCGACCGGAACGCGTTACCGCGCCTCGACGGCGGGCCGGACGGACGGCGTCCAGGAGGTCGGTGACGGCCTCCGGGGCGGAACCTGCGTCCATGCACCTGCCTGTCGCCTCGAGGGGAAGACGGCCGATCCGACGTGGTTCGGCTGTCCGTCATACAAACATTCCGTGACGCGTTCGTGACCGGGCGTCCGGCGCGTCTGCCGGGACACGCCGCGCGACCTGTCCCACACTGCTCACGAGTCACAGCTGTTACTGACACGGATGTCATTCCCGCTCGCGCGCTCTGCCCGCCAGTGGTCCTGCTCACGATGCCCGGCGCGGCGTACACCCGAGCGGGTGGCGGCCCGTTTGAGCAGGGGGCGCAGCGGGCAGGATGGTTCTCCCGGCGTGAAGAAATCGCGCCCGCTGCGACAGTTGAAGATTCGATGTCGCGCGCGCGGTTGGACGCCGGACCCATTGCGCGGGGAGCCGCTGGACCCGTGTACTGCTGATCCACCGTCGGCCCGTGACTGGGACGGCCGCGATGAGCCGTGCCCACGACCGAGAGACGGAGGGATGCAGTTGACCCAGCTCCACACCTACTCGCCCCTCCCCTGTCCGCAGGACTGCCGCGCACCCCCGACCTGCCCAACGTCGCGGCGGTCGCCGACACCATCCGCCCGCTCTCCGACGAGACGCTCGCCCAGCACGGCAACCAGGTCCTCGTCCCGACCTACGACCGCTCGCTCCTCACTCCGGCCGTCGTCCACTTCAGCGTGGGCGGGTTCCACCGGTCCCACCAGCTGCTCTACTTCGACGAGGTCGCCGAGCGCGGCATCAGCACCGGCTGGGGCGTGGTCGGCGTCGGCCTGCACAGCCGGAACATGAAGGACGCCCTCGCGCCGCAGGACCACCTCTACACGGTGGTCGAGCGCAGCCCGGACGGCGAGCGGGCCCGGGTCGTCGGCGTCATGATCGACTACCACTTCGCCCCGGACGACCCGGCGACGGTGCTCGACGTCCTCACCGATCCGCGCACCCGCATGGTGTCGCTCACCATCACCGGCAGCGGCTACCGGCTCTGCCCGCAGACCGGCGAGTTCGACCCGGCCGACGTCGACATCCGCTGGGACCTCGAGCACCCGGACCAGCCGCGCACCGTCTTCGGCTTCATCGTCGAGGGCCTCGACCGCCGCCGCCGGGCCGGCCTGCCGCCGTTCACCGTCGTCTCCTGCGACAACATGCACCGCAACGGCGACTGCGCCCGGTCGGCCCTGGTCGGCTACGCCCGGCTCCGCGACGAGGTGCTGGCCCGCTGGATCACCGACCGGGTCGCCTTCCCGAGCAGCATGGTCGACCGGATCACGCCGCACACCACGCCCGAGGAGCGCGAGGCCGTAGCGCAGCGCTACGGCGTGCAGGACAACTGGCCGGTGATCACCGAGCCGTTCTCCCAGTGGGTCATCGAGGACGACTTCTGCAACGGGCGCCCGCCACTGGACCAGGTCGGCGTCCGCTTCGTGCCCGACGTCGCGCGCTACGAGCTCATGAAGACCCGGCTGCTCAACGCCAGCCACTGCGCACTGGGCTACCTCGGCTCGCTGGCCGGCTTCACCAGCATCGACCAGGTCATGGCCGACCCGCTGTTCGCGACCTACGTCGCCCGCATGATGGACGACGAGGTGACGCCGCTCCTGCCGCCGCCCGACGGCATCGACCTCGCGGAGTACAAGCGCACGCTGCTCCAGCGGTTCGCCAACCCGGCGATCGCCGACACGCTCTCCCGGCTCGCCCGCCGCGGGTCGACCAAGATGCCGCACCACCTGCTGCCCACTCTGCGGCAGGCCGTGGCCGAGGACCGGCCGCACGGGCTGCTCACCCTCGCGGTGGCCGGCTGGTTCCGCTACCTGCGCCGCACGGACGAGTACGGGCGGCTGATCCCGATCGACGACCCCCGCGCCGACGAGCTGCAGGCGCGGGCCGCGGCCGGGGGCACCGATCCCCGACCGCTGCTGGCCGACCGGACGATCTTCGGCGACCTGGCCGAGCATCCGGCCTTCGTCGCCGAGCTCGAGCAGGCGCTGGAGCGCATCGAGCGGGACGGCGTCCGGGCCGCGATGACCGGCGCCGTGACCGGTTCGGGAACACTGCGGTCGTGACAGGAGCCGCAACCCACCCCCAGAACACGCGAGAGGAGCAGACCCGAGTGAACGCCGACCCGAGCCCGCTGCTCGAGCGGGTGCAGGTGCTGCTCTGCGACGCCGACGGCAACCTCTTCCCCTCCGAGGAGCCGGCCTTCGACGCGTCGGTGGAGGTCACCAACGCCTTCCTCGCCTCGATCGGCAGCACCCGCCGGTTCACCGCCGAGGAGCTGCGGCTGGCCGCCACCGGCATGAACTTCCGCACCACCGCGCTGCACCTGGCCGCCGCCGAGGGCGTCGAGGACGTCGACGTCGAGCCGTGGGTCCAGGAAGAGAGGCGGGCGGTGTCGGAGCACCTCGCCCGCACCCTCCGCCCGCACCCCGCGACCTCGGCCGCGCTGACGCTGCTCGCCGAGCACCTGCCGCTGGCCGCGGTCAGCTCCAGCGCCTTGGTGCGGCTCGCCGGCTGCTTCACCGCCACCGAGCTCGACGACCTCATCCCGGCCGACCGCCGGTTCAGCGCCGAGGACTCGCTGCCCACGCCGACGAGCAAGCCCGACCCGGCCGTGTACCTGCACGCCTGCGCCGAGCTGGGCATCGCCCCCGAGGCCGGCCTGGCCGTCGAGGACTCCGTCGTCGGCGTCCGGTCGGCCGTGGCCGCCGGGTGCCCCACGATCGGCAACCTGCTGTTCGTGCCGCCCGCCGAGCGGGCCGAGCGGGCCGCCGCGCTGGAGGCGGCCGGCGTCCTGGCCGTCGTCTCCTCGTGGCAGGAGGTGGCCGACCTCCTGCTGCCCACCTCCGACGTCCTGACGGGAGCCGCGCGGTGAACATCGTCTACAGCGCCTTCCGCGGCCACTTCTCCGACAGCCCCCGGGCCATCTACGAAGCGCTGCTCGCCCAGGGACCGGACTCCCCCGCGGCCGGGGCGACCCACACCTGGCTGGCCGCGCCGCACCTGCAGGCGACGTTCCCGGCCGGCATCGCGACCGTCGAGTTCGGCTCCCCCGAGTGCATCGCGGCGCTCGAGGCGGCCGACCTGGTCGTCTCCAACGACCACATCCCCCTCGACTGGGAGAAGAAGGCCGGCGCGACGTACCTGCAGACCTGGCACGGGACGCCGCTCAAGCGCATCCACAACGACGTCCTCTGGGCGCCCGAGGGCCGGCTGGCCTACCTCGAGCACGACATCGCCCGCTGGGACCTGCTGCTCTCGCCCAACACGGCGAGCACCGAGCGGCTGCGCAAGGCGTTCGGTTTCTCCGGGCCGATCCACGAGACCGGCCTGCCGCGCAACGACCTGCTCAGCAGCCCGCAGCGCGACCAGGTTCGGGCACAGGTCCGCGCCGACCTCGGCATCCGCGACGACCAGACGGTCGTCCTCTACACGCCGACCTGGCGCGACGACCTCGTCTTCAACAAGACCGGCCCGCAGGACTTCGAGTTCCCACTGGACCTCGACGACTTCGGCGCGCGCCTGGGCACCGGCCACGTGCTGCTGCTGCGCCTGCACAACATGGTGATGGACCGGCTGGAGGTCGCCGAGGGCTCGGTGGTCCGTGACGTCTGCAGCCATCCCGACATCCGAGACCTCTACCTGGCCGCGGACCTCATGGTCACCGACTACTCGTCGACCATGTTCGACTTCGCGATCACCGGCAAGCCGCTGCTGTTCTTCACCTACGACCTGGACTACTTCCGGGACGAGCTGCGCGGCTTCTACTTCGACCTGGCCGAGGCGGCCCCCACCCCGCTGCTGCGCACCAGCAAGGAGATCGTCGACGCGATCGCGGAGATCGACGACCTGACGGCGCAGACGCGCGACCGGTACGCCCGGTTCCGCGAGACCTTCACCCACCTGGAGGACGGGCACGCCACCGACCGCGTCCTCCAGCTGCTCTTCCCCGGCGCACCCGCGTCCGGGTCCACCGGAACGACCGAGGGAGATGAGAACCGTGCGGAACGCTGACCGGCTTCTGACCAGTGCACTGAAGGGCCGTTCTTCCTCGAGAGCCTCGCGCCTGCACGCCGCTCCCGCGCCGTTGCAGGTGGTGATCCTCGCGGCGGGCATGGGCACCCGCCTCGGCCGCGACCACCCGAAGCCGCTGACGCCCCTGCAGGACGGCCGCACGATCCTGCGCCGCCAGCTCGACGGGCTGCGGGCGGTGCTGGGCCCGGAGGTGCCGATCACCGCGGTCGTCGGATACCGCTGCGAGATGATCATGCAGGCCGCGCCGGACCTGACCTTCGCCTACAACCCCGACTTCGCGGTCACGAACACGTCGAAGAGCCTGCTCCGCGGGCTGCAGACCTCCCGCGACGGCGGTGTCCTGTGGCTCAACGGCGACGTCGTCTTCGACCCGGCCGTGCTCGAGCTCGCGCTGCCGAGCCTGAAGGCGGACCAGAGCTTCGTCTGCGTCGACACCAACACGGTGGCCGACGAAGAGGTCAAGTACACCCTCGACGGCGACGGGTTCGTCCGCGAGCTCTCCAAGACCGTCGTCGGCGGGCTGGGCGAGGCCGTCGGCATCAACTTCGTCTCCGCCGCCGACAAGGCCGCACTCGCCGAGCACCTGACCGCGTGCGACGCCAACGACTACTTCGAGCGCGGCATGGAGACCGCGATCGAGCACCGGGGCCTGCGCTTCCGGCCGATCGACATCTCGCAGTTCGCCGCGGTCGAGGTCGACTTCGAGACCGACCTCCAGCGCGCCAACACCCTGCTGCCGGGCGTCCGCACCGCGACGGCGCTGGACGGGGTGGCCGCCGAGGCCGGCTGACCGACGTCCCCTCCCGGTCGGCTCAGCCGACCGGGACGGGATCGGTCGCGCCGCTCGGGGTCGTTCCGCTCGGGCGAGGGGTCTCGCGGAACCGCCGCACGGCGGCGATGCCGCCGGCCACCAGCCCGAAGCCGAGCGTCACGAGCAGACCGACGGCGATCCGGGCGGCGAGCTGCGGCCCGCCCGACAGGGCGTTCGCCGACCAGAGGACGTCGACGTCCGGCAGGCCCTGCACCAGCAGCAGCCAGCCGAGGACGACGGCCATCAGGCCGGCCATGGCACCGCGCCCGCGCAGGGCGGCGCGGAACCCCAGGCCGGCGACCAGCGCGGCCAGCAGGGCCGGCATGGCGGCCGACAGCAGCGCCCCCGCGTGCGAGGAGAGCGACTCCGGCGGCGCGGGCGTGGCCGCGGCGTGCCACACCGCCGCGGTGGCACCGGCCACCAGCAGCACGCCCAGCGGACGCGGCGTACGGGCCAGCAGCCCGGCTGCCAGCGCGACCAGCACGAGGCCGACGTGCACCGGCCAGACCAGCCACGGCGGGGGCGGCGGGGACCAGGTCAGCACGCCCTCGATGGCGATCGGGGTCCGGCCGTGCAGCACCGGCACCGTCCATTCGAAGACCGTGTGCTCCGCACCCGGATCGGCGGCCACCTGCGGCGGCAGCTGCTTCTCGCTCATCCAGTGCGTGCGGTGGTCGTGCCAGACGTAGGCCGACTTCGTCGACACCTTCTCCCAGTCCGGCGCCGCCCCCTCGCGGGCGTGGGCCGGCACGTCGACCAGGGCGAACCGGTCGAGGTTGACGTAGGTCGCGGCGCTGTTGGCGTTGCGCCAGACGCCGTCGGGCCCGATGCGCAGGTACGGCTCGCCGTCGTAACCCGGCACGACCACCTCGGTGGCGGTGTCGTTGGCCAGCTCGATCTCGTCCCCGAACTGCAGGACCCGGACCCGGATGCCGGGCACGTCCGGGGTCACCGAGGTGACGCGGGCGTCGTAGTTGCTGCCAGCCGCCCCGCCCCCGACGTGCGCCGCCGCCGGGCCGGCCACCGACAGCGTGGCCAGCACGCCGAGCACGACGACGAGCAGCCGGGCCGGCGCCCGCCTCACGCCGCGCCCGCCACCACGGAGAGGTCCGCGGCGATGTCGCGCGCGGTGTTGCCGGCGTCGAAGGCGACGTGCGCCTCGTCGTCGGTCCCGTACAGGAGCAGCAACGACGAGTGCAGCCGGCCCTGGTCCTCCGCCAGGGGCACGCCGGTGGCCAGCTGCGCCCGGTCGATCGCCTCCTGGTCGCCGGTGAGCCCGGTGAACCGGATGGGCAGGTCGGCGTCGAAGCGGCCCAGGTACTCGGCGAGCACCTCCGGGGTGTCGGTCGCCGGGTCGGTGGTCACGAAGATCATCTGCAGGTCGTCGGTGACCGCCGGCTCCAGCCCGCGCAACGCGACGGCGACGTCGGCCATCGTCGTCGGGCAGATGTCGGGGCAGTTCGTGTAGCCGAAGAACAGCAGCGTCGGCCGGCCGGCGGTCTCCTCCCGGAAGTCGAAGGTTGCCCCGGTCGTGTCGGTCAGCGTGAAGGTCGGGCGCCGGTACGGCTCGGCCAGGTCCAGGCCCGCATACCGGTCCCCCGGCCCCTCCAAGGTGGCCACGCCTCCCGAGTGGCCACCCGAGTGGTCGTGCCCCGACTCCGCCGCCGGCGCCTCGCCGCCGCACCCGGCCAGCGCCACGCCGGCGGCGAGCAGGAGGGCGGTCAGGTAGCGCGGTGAACTCACGACGACACGGTACGTCGACCGGCCCGCCAGCCGAGGACGACGCCGGCGATGCCGGTGAGCAGCGCGACGATCGCGACGAAGAGGGCCAGCGCGCCCGGGTTCTCCGCGGCCGCCTCGGCGTGGGAGTGGTCGCTGTCGGTCGCCGCCGTCCCGGTTCCGCTGTCCGAGGCGAGCGTCAGCACCGGGGCGGGGCGCTCGGGCTCGCCCTGGCCCTCGACGGTGGGCTCGATCCAGGCGGCCTCGGTGCCGTCGCTGTAGAGCTGCACCGTCGGGAACGAGACCGAGGCCACGTCGGGGAAGGGACCGCCGGAGAGCGCGAACTCCTGGAACTCGCCGGGCGCGATGCCGGCGCCGTCCACGGCGCGGAACTCGACGACCGACACGTAGGAGGTGATCTCCTGCCCGTGGTTCTCGAGCGGCTCGTCCAGCGCCGCCGTGGTCAGCGTCGCGGTCCAGCCGGGCACGGGCTGGGTGCGCAGGGAGGCCAGTGCGGCCTCCTCGGGGATCTGGATGCGCAGCCCGACGGTCGACGCCGCCTCGCTCTCGTTCGGCACGCGGAAGGTCAGCTTGCCGTAGCCGCCGGGGGCGGCGTCCTGCGACGAGACGGTCACGTGGGCCGACGCCACCCCCGCCCAGGTCACCACGGCGGTCAGGACGGCCACGACGACGACGGTCAGGCGGGCAGGGGCACGACGGACGGACACGGAACTCCTCATGGTTGGGACCAACGGGACAGAGCGGGGCCGCTCACCGCACCGGGAAGGTGGTGCTCGCCGTGGTGGCGGTGAACTCGTCGAGGCGGACGCTGACCGACAGCGTCCAGGTGCCGGCGCCCGGAATGGCCGTTCCGTCACCGACGTAGTGGCCGGGACCGGCGGGCTGGAGATCCACGTCCAGCGGACCGATCTCCTGCGCCTGCTCGGTGAGGCTGACGTCGAGGTCGGCCGGCTGGGTCAGCCGCCCGGTGTCGTCGAACAGGTAGACGTGCAGGGTGTTGGGTCCGGGCCGGGCGGGATCGAGCGAGATCTGCACGCTGCCCGACGGGCCGGCCCTGCCCTCCAGCGGCAGCACCACGTCGACCGGCTCGGCGACGGCCGACCGGGCCGGCGGCGTGCCGACCAGGACGGCCGACAGTGCCAGGATCGCCGCCGCGACGACGACCTCCACCAGGACCGACCGGCGCAG from Blastococcus sp. PRF04-17 encodes the following:
- a CDS encoding CDP-glycerol glycerophosphotransferase family protein; translation: MNIVYSAFRGHFSDSPRAIYEALLAQGPDSPAAGATHTWLAAPHLQATFPAGIATVEFGSPECIAALEAADLVVSNDHIPLDWEKKAGATYLQTWHGTPLKRIHNDVLWAPEGRLAYLEHDIARWDLLLSPNTASTERLRKAFGFSGPIHETGLPRNDLLSSPQRDQVRAQVRADLGIRDDQTVVLYTPTWRDDLVFNKTGPQDFEFPLDLDDFGARLGTGHVLLLRLHNMVMDRLEVAEGSVVRDVCSHPDIRDLYLAADLMVTDYSSTMFDFAITGKPLLFFTYDLDYFRDELRGFYFDLAEAAPTPLLRTSKEIVDAIAEIDDLTAQTRDRYARFRETFTHLEDGHATDRVLQLLFPGAPASGSTGTTEGDENRAER
- a CDS encoding YcnI family protein, giving the protein MSVRRAPARLTVVVVAVLTAVVTWAGVASAHVTVSSQDAAPGGYGKLTFRVPNESEAASTVGLRIQIPEEAALASLRTQPVPGWTATLTTAALDEPLENHGQEITSYVSVVEFRAVDGAGIAPGEFQEFALSGGPFPDVASVSFPTVQLYSDGTEAAWIEPTVEGQGEPERPAPVLTLASDSGTGTAATDSDHSHAEAAAENPGALALFVAIVALLTGIAGVVLGWRAGRRTVSS
- a CDS encoding helix-turn-helix domain-containing protein, yielding MSRAVEETNLRMLRARDVMDRRYAEPLDVPTLARIAYVSEAHFIRTFRATFGETPNRYLQRRRVERAMFLLRSTDRSVTDICMDVGFTSLGTFSRVFRDVVGEPPSDYRRRGPLPDVPSCFAMAWLRPSSFGEARGK
- a CDS encoding phosphocholine cytidylyltransferase family protein: MRNADRLLTSALKGRSSSRASRLHAAPAPLQVVILAAGMGTRLGRDHPKPLTPLQDGRTILRRQLDGLRAVLGPEVPITAVVGYRCEMIMQAAPDLTFAYNPDFAVTNTSKSLLRGLQTSRDGGVLWLNGDVVFDPAVLELALPSLKADQSFVCVDTNTVADEEVKYTLDGDGFVRELSKTVVGGLGEAVGINFVSAADKAALAEHLTACDANDYFERGMETAIEHRGLRFRPIDISQFAAVEVDFETDLQRANTLLPGVRTATALDGVAAEAG
- a CDS encoding mannitol dehydrogenase family protein produces the protein MPTTERRRDAVDPAPHLLAPPLSAGLPRTPDLPNVAAVADTIRPLSDETLAQHGNQVLVPTYDRSLLTPAVVHFSVGGFHRSHQLLYFDEVAERGISTGWGVVGVGLHSRNMKDALAPQDHLYTVVERSPDGERARVVGVMIDYHFAPDDPATVLDVLTDPRTRMVSLTITGSGYRLCPQTGEFDPADVDIRWDLEHPDQPRTVFGFIVEGLDRRRRAGLPPFTVVSCDNMHRNGDCARSALVGYARLRDEVLARWITDRVAFPSSMVDRITPHTTPEEREAVAQRYGVQDNWPVITEPFSQWVIEDDFCNGRPPLDQVGVRFVPDVARYELMKTRLLNASHCALGYLGSLAGFTSIDQVMADPLFATYVARMMDDEVTPLLPPPDGIDLAEYKRTLLQRFANPAIADTLSRLARRGSTKMPHHLLPTLRQAVAEDRPHGLLTLAVAGWFRYLRRTDEYGRLIPIDDPRADELQARAAAGGTDPRPLLADRTIFGDLAEHPAFVAELEQALERIERDGVRAAMTGAVTGSGTLRS
- a CDS encoding VOC family protein, which gives rise to MLNNIGITQIYVLDQDQALDFYVGKLGLEVHTDADLGFMRWLTVNVPGAPDREILLERPGPPALSEETAAEVRALLTKGASGGTLFFRTDDAYKTHVELKARGVDLPEEPVDRGYGIDFGLRDPFGNNIRIGQMKQR
- a CDS encoding M23 family metallopeptidase, whose product is MDAGSAPEAVTDLLDAVRPARRRGAVTRSGRPARPPRGSAPRRPALLLAALLTGGVAAAGLSLTGAPAASAEATSVLHAQQALRGEDENLEVKPQASVTVAEAQARLQEVAASRAASRAARAEAEAAAIEAARPKFVLPVAGARLTSGFGPRWGTFHHGIDLAAPMRTPEYAAGDGVVLRAGAASGFGLAVYILHENGDVTVYGHMDEILVEPGQYVDAGDTIALLGNRGQSTGPHLHFEVHRGGEDGERINPVTWLRERGVHL
- a CDS encoding SCO family protein — its product is MSSPRYLTALLLAAGVALAGCGGEAPAAESGHDHSGGHSGGVATLEGPGDRYAGLDLAEPYRRPTFTLTDTTGATFDFREETAGRPTLLFFGYTNCPDICPTTMADVAVALRGLEPAVTDDLQMIFVTTDPATDTPEVLAEYLGRFDADLPIRFTGLTGDQEAIDRAQLATGVPLAEDQGRLHSSLLLLYGTDDEAHVAFDAGNTARDIAADLSVVAGAA
- a CDS encoding HAD family hydrolase; protein product: MNADPSPLLERVQVLLCDADGNLFPSEEPAFDASVEVTNAFLASIGSTRRFTAEELRLAATGMNFRTTALHLAAAEGVEDVDVEPWVQEERRAVSEHLARTLRPHPATSAALTLLAEHLPLAAVSSSALVRLAGCFTATELDDLIPADRRFSAEDSLPTPTSKPDPAVYLHACAELGIAPEAGLAVEDSVVGVRSAVAAGCPTIGNLLFVPPAERAERAAALEAAGVLAVVSSWQEVADLLLPTSDVLTGAAR